The genomic DNA GGTGCAAATTCGGGAGGTGTGCGATCGCGCTTTAGCAGAAGTCAAAACAATCCACAGTCAACCTAATAACCCTCATGCAGTTGATGAAAGTGATGAATCAGATCATCAATTTAGCTTGACTATTGAACCGGGTTTAGAGGAGATGGTGGCTGATGAGTTACGCTTGCGGCAAATGCTGGTACACTTACTTTCCAATGCTTTTAAATTCACTGAAACAGGTGGAGAAATCGGACTGAGAGTAAATCGTTGGGAAGGCTGGATTGCCTTTACTATCTGGGATACAGGTATTGGTATTCCCGAACATCAGCAACATCTGATCTTTCAAAAATTCCAACAATTAGAAAATCCCCTGACGCGTCAATTTGAGGGTACTGGCTTAGGACTGGTATTAACCAGAGCTTTAGCTCGTTTACATGGTGGAGATGTGAGTTTTTTATCCCGTGAAGGCAAGGGTAGCCAATTTACCCTACTATTACCACCATCTCCTCCTAAAACTAGCTTTGCCGAGTCAGAGGGGGGAACTACAGAATCTCATCCACCTATTTCTTCGCAACGTTTAGTCTTGGTGGTGGAAGCTGTAGCTAGATATATTGAAGACCTAACCCAACATCTGAAAAGTTTAGGTTATCGGGTGGTAATTGCTCGTTCGGGAACGGAAGCTTTAGAAAAAGCCCGTCGTTTACAACCAAAAGCTATATTTTTGAATCCATTGCTTCCCTTGCTTTCTGGTTGGGATGTACTGACTTTACTTAAATCGGATACTGCAACTGGACATATTCCTGTCATTGTCACAGCTACAGGGGCAGAAAAAGAACAGGCTTATACTCATCGCGCTGATGATTTCTTGAGCTTACCAGTAGAACATCAGGCCTTAGTACCTATCTTAGCAAGATTGTGTACTGTGCCAGAAGTTGAGCAGGTGAGTTTAGCAAATCAAGATGTAGAAATAATTACAAATCCCCTGCGAATTTTGCGGTTGGTGAATCCAGAATTAGATCCGATGAGTCCCCATGCTTCTCTGGGAGAACACCGAGTGATTGAAGTGGATGATTTGGATCAAGCTGAACTGTTAGCACGGGTATGGCAATTTGATGTCATTTTGTTGGATGTTGATACTGATACAGCCCGAAATTATCTACAAAAGTTAACTAAATATCAGAGGTTAGCAAAATTACCTTTAGTCACTTGTGATGTGGCTACTACTTTGGCAGCTTCCCAAATACCAGGTTTAGGGGTATTTCCTTGTTTAACACCATTAGGTAAGGAAAATAGTAGTGGTAAAGGAAAGCCAGATCCTTTGTTGTCGGTGTTGCAAATTGCTTCTAATATTGGTTGCCCACCGAATATTTTGGTGGTGGATGTAACAATGTTACAAGATTTCCCACAGCCTCAAGAAAAGCAAGTTAAATCTTTCATAAAAGATGAAAAAAATGAGATTTTAACTAATACTAAAATAGGTTTGGGATCAGAATGGTTTGAAGCATTAATTCAGTATTTACAAACTGCTGGTTTAAAGGCAGTTATGGGTATTTTTTGGGGAGAAGTTATACAACAACTGCGTCATCAAAGTGTGGATTTATTATTGATTTATGTAGGACAATCTGCTGTTAATAAAGAAGTACAAAAGGCATTTAATGATTTGTCAAATTTATCTTTGAATTTGCCCCCTGTTTTAGTCATTGATCACAGGTTAAATCAGGATCAGAGGAAACCAAGACCAACGAGAAAGAGTCATCATAAATCGAAAGAAAATGTGGTTGATGGTTTAAATGAACTTACCGCAGGTATTGCTACTCAAATATTACCTCGTTCGATTTCTATGGCAGAGTTGTTAAATCAGATCAATCAAGCGTTGGGAAAGAAATAGCATGAGTAGGTAGGCTAGAAAGCAGGGATGTTAAATGGCGTAACAAAACTTTACATATTACACTGTCAGTATTTAACCGTAGTAAGCCCAATAGAATCATCAACATAAATCCCTAAATAGGGTGAAAAAGTCCTTTCGTGGAGGCAGGTGACAGGTGACAGTTTCAAGAGTTAGATGGGAACGATTTTTCCTTGGAGTAGGAATTAAATGCAAGGTTTTTAAGTTTCCACCTCGTAAAAGCTTGCACTTTTTTTACCTGAAAACGGCTCAAAGCCTTTACCTGTAATCTTTTCATGTTTATTCAGCAAACCCTAAATATCCCTGATTTTCATAAGAAGTCGGGGATATTTTTTGCTTTCAAGATAGGTTTTTCGTGAAAATACGCAAGAAAATACCGGGTTTATACGCTTTTTAGCTAAATAGCAGACTATTAATACTGAAAAATCCCCAAAAATCCAAATAAATCTAGCTGCTTTTTTATCCGTACTTCAAACAGAATCTTGTTGCATGAAGAGATAATGAAGATAATACTCGTACTCTTGCGAGGTTTTACAGGGTGTCGTAAACTATAAAACATCGGAATATACACAAAAAGTTACACTAACCACTCAGGGTACTCAGTTAAATGAAAACTCAATTCTCTGCTTTATTAGCTTCTAGTGCTGTTCTTACTGGTGCTTTTGTTACACTAGCTGCACCTACTCATGCTGCGACCTTGACCTGTGAAGCTAGTCTATCTGGTCTAGTATCAGGTACTTCCGCTTGTGAACGCAGTAACAGTGCAAGCCAAGACTTTTTGAATACTGACCCAATGACTGTTAACGCTGAAGGCTTTTTTGGTAATACTGACTGGGTATTCGGTGGCAAGATTGGTAGCGACACTGGTTACGCAGGTACTAAAGACGGACTAAGTGGAACTTGGGATATCTCTAGCGTTTCCCAAAGTATCGGCAATGATATTATGCTCGTCTTCAAAAGTGGTAATGGCACTTTCTTGACAGCTTATGATGTTCAAGATGGAGTAACCTCTGGTACTTGGGACAGCCCCTTCCTGAAGAGTGTATTTGGGTTCAATGGTGGGGATGTTAAAGATGTATCTCACATCAGTGTTTACCACAGACAGGAAACTACTCCCACTCCTCCTCGTACCAGAGTTCCTGAACCCACTTCCTTGCTTGGTTTAGGTTTAGTTGCTAGTGGAATGGTAATTGCTCGTCGTCGCAGTGTTGCTGGCTAATAATTGCCCATGTTTCACAACTTCTGTTGTGTCTGGTAAAACATGATTTATTTTCAGCTTACTGGTAGTTGGTGATTTTAATAATCAATAATATCACCAACCAAACCTGTAGCCAGTGCTTAACCGGAAATGATATTGCATCCCCAATAGTTACACTCAATATAAACTTAAAATCTCACAGTCGTTTCAGGATTTACCTGTAGCGGCTTATTATTTTTTATTTCCAAAAACAAGTTGTAGTAGTGCCGACATCAAATACAGCACTACTACAAACAAGAATCCCTACTAATATTCACTAATTACTCGTGGCTAGTCAAACATATCGCCACATAGAACACAATGAAGAGGCAATGACTGAATTTCCAGTAACAGTAAATACTTATCTAGAGTTTCTTATTTAAAACGAGAACGTTGTTGACGACGTTGCTTATGTCTAGCGATTGCTTTACGCTTCTCTTTTTCTAACGGTGTCTCAAAATGGCGGTTTTTCCGCATATCTTGAAAAATTCCAGCTTTTGAAACTTCACGTTTAAATCTCCGCAAAGCTGACTCAATACCTTCATTTTCACCTAAAACTACTTGTGTCATTCCTATTCCTCCTTGATTGGTTTAATACTTACAGGCTAGATTTAAAAAATATCTCAGCAGGTATAACCTTGGGTTTTATCTGCTGGATACTCTAGCATTTAAAAATTCTTCAGAACAGGATTAATAACGGCGATTGCTGCGAGTATTATTGCCCCAGCTACCACCACCACCACGAGGACCTCTGTCTTCACGGGGTTTAGCTTTGTTCACTTTCAGACCTCTTCCCATCCATTCAGCACCATCAAGTGCTTCAATAGCTGCTGTTTCTTGATCTTCTGATTCCATTTCTACGAAACCAAAACCACGTGGGCGGCCTGTTTCCCTATCAGTAGGTAACTGTACACGATTAACTGTACCGTATTCAGCAAAAACCTCTCTTAGGTTATCTTCCGTAACCTCGTAGGACAAATTTCCAACGTAAATCGACATAAATGGACGGCTTTCCAAACCAAATTGTGTAGAGTGTTATATCCGGACAAGCGCATTTAAAATAAATTAAAACGAACTACTTAACCGAAAATAATCATTATATTAGCAACTATAGCACAGTCTTTGGGGATGAATTCATAACGAGTAACATTTTGTGAAAAACCTATGTAGGGTTTGCTGTAAAGCCCTGTGGGCATAGATCTGCTTACCGGGCTGTGTGACTCCTACTTCGGGTTTGCTGTTCGCCGAGCGTGGCGTAGCCATAAAAGTCTTGTCGTGGAGACAGGTGCTACGCCACGGTGACAGTTTCAAGAGTTGGATGGGAGCGATTTTTCCTTTGAATCAAACTTAAATGCAAGGTTTTCGAGTTCTCACCGCCTAAAAGCTTGTACTTTCTCAATTTCAAATAGCCTAAAATCCTTTACCTACAATGTTTTCAAGTTTATATGCCTGACGGCACGCTACGCGGACAGCAAGCCCTACTTCGTCACCAAAGCAATAGGCATCAAAGTCTTTTCTGAGGATATTGAGGAGTCAGGAGTTCTATGATTCAGGATATTTTAATTTTAATTTCTTTGACTGGCTGCAAATTCTATTAAGGCTTGCTCTGCTTTCTGACACAATATTTCATGATCTTGAGAACTACTCGCCAGTAAACCACCCCATTGATTAATATCACCAGTGTTATACTCTAAATACTTGCCATCGAAGTGAGTAAATTTACCACCAGCTTCTGTTAAAATTAGTTCAGGTGCTGCCATGTCCCAATCTTTGGGGGCTGATTTTCCAGACAGGGAAATATAAATATCTGCCTCTTGTTCAACTATAGCAGTGACTTTACAACCTACACTACCAATGGCTTTTTGATTTTGACATGGTAAGCTTTTGAGCAAATATTCTAATCTCTCGTTGCGATGAGAACGACTAACTACTAGAGTTAAATCTTCTATGGGTTTATCCCCTGCAATTTTCAAAGGTTGAGAACCATTAACAGTTTCCACAAAAGTACCACCACCTTTGGTGGCGTAATATAGCTTTTCGGCTTCTGGTATGGCTACTACCGCTAAAATCGGTCTTGTGTCTTGAACTAAAGCAATATGAATTGCATATTCCCCAGTTTTATTAATAAAGTCTCTAGTTCCATCTAAAGGATCAATTATCCATACCAATTTTGCAGAATTTTTAGCCTGTTGAGATTGATAAGTTTCTTCACTGATATAACCGAAATCTTCATGCCCAAATGCTGTTTGTAACTGAGATAGGATATATTCACTTACAGCTTTATCAGCAACTGTTATGGGTTCATTTTGTTTGTATTCTACTTCTAGGTTGTAATTTTCAGCTGTTCCTTGATAGTAAGAGCGTAGTAACTTAGCTGCACCCCAACCAACTTGACGAGTAATTTTTAGTGTTTCTTGTAAATCTGGCATTGAATTTATTTCTATAAACTAGATATATATTACTGTTAATATTACTCAGGAAAAAATGTTTTTCACGGGTGAATTTGTATAACCAGGGCGGGCAAGATGCCCACCTCACAAGAGTTTTAATTCTCGTGTTTACATTATTCTGGCTGGATGTCTATTACCAGTAGTTACACTTTTTTCAACCAGCTAAACATAGCGCGTAAGTCTTTACCAACTTCCTCAATGGGATGTTCAGCTTCTTGACGACGCATAGCGGTGAAACCTGGTTTACCAGCTTGGTTTTCTAGGACAAATTCCCTTGCAAATTGTCCAGATTGAATTTCGCTTAAAATCTTTTTCATTTCTGCTTTAGTTTCAGCAGTGACAACGCGGGGTCCACGGGTATAATCACCATATTCCGCAGTATTAGAAATACTATCGCGCATGGTGGCCAAACCACCTTCTACAACTAAGTCAACGATTAATTTAACTTCGTGCAGACATTCAAAATAGGCTAATTCTGGTTGATAACCTGCTTCTACTAGAGTTTCAAAACCGGCTTTAATTAAGGCGCTTAAACCACCACACAATACCGCTTGTTCACCAAATAAGTCAGTTTCGGTTTCTTCGCGGAATGTGGTTTCTAAGATACCTGCCCGTGTACCACCGATACCTTTAGCATAGGCCATGGCGCGATCGCGTGCTTTGCCTGTAGCATCTTGATATACTGCAAATAAAGCAGGTACACCTTGTCCTTGTTCGTAAGTCCGACGGACTAAATGTCCTGGTCCTTTGGGTGCAACCATGACTACATCAACGTCAGCAGGGGGTAAAACTTGTGCAAAGTGAATGTTGAAGCCATGGGCAAAGGCTAAAACGTTTCCTGCTTCTAAATTGGGTTCAATTTCATTCTTGTAAACTGTCTTCTGCACTTCATCAGGTAACAAAATCATGATGAGGTCAGCAGCTTTGGCAGCATCAGCAACATTCTTGACAGTTAAGCCCGCTGCTTCGGCTTTAGCTGTGGACTTACTGCCCGGATATAGTCCCACAATTACATTTACACCACTATCCTTTAGGTTGAGGGCGTGGGCATGACCTTGTGAACCATAACCGATAATAGCAACGGTTTTTCCAG from Okeanomitos corallinicola TIOX110 includes the following:
- a CDS encoding 3'(2'),5'-bisphosphate nucleotidase CysQ; this encodes MPDLQETLKITRQVGWGAAKLLRSYYQGTAENYNLEVEYKQNEPITVADKAVSEYILSQLQTAFGHEDFGYISEETYQSQQAKNSAKLVWIIDPLDGTRDFINKTGEYAIHIALVQDTRPILAVVAIPEAEKLYYATKGGGTFVETVNGSQPLKIAGDKPIEDLTLVVSRSHRNERLEYLLKSLPCQNQKAIGSVGCKVTAIVEQEADIYISLSGKSAPKDWDMAAPELILTEAGGKFTHFDGKYLEYNTGDINQWGGLLASSSQDHEILCQKAEQALIEFAASQRN
- the rpsU gene encoding 30S ribosomal protein S21; the encoded protein is MTQVVLGENEGIESALRRFKREVSKAGIFQDMRKNRHFETPLEKEKRKAIARHKQRRQQRSRFK
- the ilvC gene encoding ketol-acid reductoisomerase, which codes for MARMYYDEDANLDLLTGKTVAIIGYGSQGHAHALNLKDSGVNVIVGLYPGSKSTAKAEAAGLTVKNVADAAKAADLIMILLPDEVQKTVYKNEIEPNLEAGNVLAFAHGFNIHFAQVLPPADVDVVMVAPKGPGHLVRRTYEQGQGVPALFAVYQDATGKARDRAMAYAKGIGGTRAGILETTFREETETDLFGEQAVLCGGLSALIKAGFETLVEAGYQPELAYFECLHEVKLIVDLVVEGGLATMRDSISNTAEYGDYTRGPRVVTAETKAEMKKILSEIQSGQFAREFVLENQAGKPGFTAMRRQEAEHPIEEVGKDLRAMFSWLKKV
- a CDS encoding PEP-CTERM sorting domain-containing protein, giving the protein MKTQFSALLASSAVLTGAFVTLAAPTHAATLTCEASLSGLVSGTSACERSNSASQDFLNTDPMTVNAEGFFGNTDWVFGGKIGSDTGYAGTKDGLSGTWDISSVSQSIGNDIMLVFKSGNGTFLTAYDVQDGVTSGTWDSPFLKSVFGFNGGDVKDVSHISVYHRQETTPTPPRTRVPEPTSLLGLGLVASGMVIARRRSVAG
- a CDS encoding RNA-binding protein yields the protein MSIYVGNLSYEVTEDNLREVFAEYGTVNRVQLPTDRETGRPRGFGFVEMESEDQETAAIEALDGAEWMGRGLKVNKAKPREDRGPRGGGGSWGNNTRSNRRY
- a CDS encoding ATP-binding protein, encoding MLMLQYPLYDFLATVPSCRETTTLAVVLEILEKEQCDRLVVVNKQQYPMGVLYSSCLLPKLLAAASRETFLNLQQPISTLSASLISTIQTIPASEQLENLSLFLNYPQNQKNRNLDWALIDADNKFLGLLDHHRLLGFFARKRVSIKSIYSENTVNVAELKSCSYQQKEPLTVKNSPLVLLLEKLPWPLMLQTNKGEVITKNPAWWQQLGGLKDPEGIRIQVENILSSVSFQDLEDINHSEIKFNPETHRGDNLPSKRGRPLKSVLTMIEDGQGLTNNTSSHCFLNSQHGTCTCVVEVHSGQEQVWQFAKIPLNASEFKVWNADLEMTFKNNHTELSEEDLCLIFATNITEQQQLFKELAAKNADLIQLNRLKDEFLACISHELKTPLTAVLGLSRLLSDQQLGKLNERQARYATLIHQSGRHLMSVVNDILDLTRMETGQMELTPSPVQIREVCDRALAEVKTIHSQPNNPHAVDESDESDHQFSLTIEPGLEEMVADELRLRQMLVHLLSNAFKFTETGGEIGLRVNRWEGWIAFTIWDTGIGIPEHQQHLIFQKFQQLENPLTRQFEGTGLGLVLTRALARLHGGDVSFLSREGKGSQFTLLLPPSPPKTSFAESEGGTTESHPPISSQRLVLVVEAVARYIEDLTQHLKSLGYRVVIARSGTEALEKARRLQPKAIFLNPLLPLLSGWDVLTLLKSDTATGHIPVIVTATGAEKEQAYTHRADDFLSLPVEHQALVPILARLCTVPEVEQVSLANQDVEIITNPLRILRLVNPELDPMSPHASLGEHRVIEVDDLDQAELLARVWQFDVILLDVDTDTARNYLQKLTKYQRLAKLPLVTCDVATTLAASQIPGLGVFPCLTPLGKENSSGKGKPDPLLSVLQIASNIGCPPNILVVDVTMLQDFPQPQEKQVKSFIKDEKNEILTNTKIGLGSEWFEALIQYLQTAGLKAVMGIFWGEVIQQLRHQSVDLLLIYVGQSAVNKEVQKAFNDLSNLSLNLPPVLVIDHRLNQDQRKPRPTRKSHHKSKENVVDGLNELTAGIATQILPRSISMAELLNQINQALGKK